In a genomic window of Brettanomyces nanus chromosome 1, complete sequence:
- a CDS encoding uncharacterized protein (BUSCO:EOG09340ZHM), with protein MTTDSGFDTKLLHSSSDTSKAPKVKARRHRLALSCSICRQRKVKCDRERPHCKACERYHVTHLCSYDEPSWIYSNGRRVRNNDKDESAEIVDGGSEVLSGGIGEDAAGIKRRRSSGSVSASSSGSGSALDEPSYLPGYPGRHMPIITAVGSNERSAQDTKRDESVLSELQILKDKIKLLETSVAKIEPSEAPSNFSSIVHSRPLPPILPHNLGTPELRKWSLPPPLTSHGSFYAPQSPYPQSGLATRQGSFSGFSSLRPVVPVPPLASLTSPMASPISQPRPTLVSSQLPCSDLYADPSRKGLLYDYLGIEADDRIDFYAGCFPTLTKCSRINNHGPLSWVSLILKDYYSRPIISKIIKYKKKYGAALFAGNSRESCLRSVLGSDKTSREAEFKRREFSNPTCPVLGENLSYSKQKWSPERPPDSPRINPSELSLSTKRDAETTIIEGILDVLPVKKMIWLLVERFFQYVYPFSPYLDETRFVSDIEAIIGPKSLAEEKVTTVHMERKLDFSVMGSLLIALKMAYLSLSGNYEAADDYPQRTPNEMYLLSHPLDEKIINVAQLCLNQFKLLRRSTMSIFQCAFLMRDYQKLDGYDGFCDGDSQVFTGLLVQMGISIGLNRDPDNFDFSVGTDRMKSSWRKLWYCLIATDMTQCTVMGDPRIVSDDIYDTKLPVFSKLDFNNNDLDIEGETVLAIRERFELGQEMNKVVQLAASLKGSPVVLELLPKLDRLERIIKLKWESLSSLLTPTDGNHIHNIHKMQQIMLYAEAVSLLHPIYHHLILFYEKKGTFRAARKFTMKSVEFLMEIHANFENLVKRSYRYVGTGFDFVFTPVLEVFIHKCLHLQLSLYLRSSSLEARLCEAPQNDEIVEVIKKFKKTILIKNIKEKYICAMSILAGKYFYAWRMTKAHTLILKVLEDGLATLTGADEPNNFLSGMGKDELVELFELVNIENYVNGTSGVKNIARKRVLTEAEDVSLDENSRMNSFSDYSVPKGPSGFPLAVATSANSSNSATSTTSATSGAPDLSAMSHSSPESSPRTVDPLNSVYTPSIVDPTDKNIDNFWAKMFYKNTESGDLNLDSLFAEFTSFDNNSFDLFNGNLAGQDGVDYKSGAGMWEGSESNAAANVSGPDGSNGPNGPNGSADSELGITLQAISPRNVLVDKAIFDIICPAGLIASSDFRHGLVDSYLVGERVGVVTVATVRCFGLYLRTLKKKYSSDAEYEEAFHRTHKKAAEITLHSLRKNGGIYIKIGQHLGAMTYLLPFEWTDTMVPLQDECPQSSLEDIKEMFEKDTGVKMDDYFSEFDPIPIGTASLAQVHVARLKSNGTQVAVKVEHPSLAKFVPLDVWLTKTVFDLMYKVFPEYPLTWLGDELQSSIYVELDFRNEARNAQKTDEYFRPYHRLTALRIPKVYASKQRILIMEYVGGARLDNLHYIDSHGISRAEVSSCIAHIFNNMIFQSGFVHCDPHHGNLAIRALEHPVDGHNFEIVLYDHGLYRTIPYNMKVSYAKFWLAMLDKNPKVMRKYGKQFAQIDDGKYPILAAALTGRDFKHATSGDIDSERSQEEIENMRGMLLQDHLILDLMALLASVPKIVLLILKTNDLVRHLDESLHNPLGNERTFFIMATYCAHTVLEDDKACNSRDHGRWSLIWCFNELKALSKYYNRSFQLRLFDLMFYIKNLSHRFMF; from the exons ATGACTACTGACTCTGGTTTTGATACGAAACTTTTACACTCTTCATCGGATACATCCAAGGCTCCAAAGGTCAAGGCCAGAAGACATCGTTTAGCACTTTCCTGCTCCATTTGCAGACAGCGAAAAGTTAAG TGCGACCGGGAAAGACCCCATTGTAAAGCATGTGAACGATATCACGTGACTCATTTATGTTCCTATGATGAGCCTTCATGGATCTATTCTAACGGCAGGAGAGTGAGAAATAACGACAAAGACGAATCTGCTGAGATTGTCGATGGCGGCTCAGAAGTATTGAGTGGTGGTATTGGTGAAGATGCCGCAGGAATCAAGAGACGGCGTAGTTCGGGTTCTGTTTCAGCTTCAAGCTCGGGCTCGGGCTCGGCTTTGGACGAGCCCTCGTATCTGCCTGGTTATCCAGGTAGACACATGCCTATAATCACTGCTGTTGGATCCAACGAGAGATCTGCTCAGGACACCAAGAGAGATGAAAGCGTCTTGTCTGAGCTACAGATTCTTAAGGATAAGATTAAACTTCTAGAGACGTCTGTTGCAAAGATCGAACCTTCTGAAGCACCGAgtaatttttcatccatAGTTCATTCCAGGCCTCTTCCACCTATTTTACCGCATAATCTTGGCACGCCTGAGCTTCGAAAATGGTCCTTACCACCTCCTTTGACATCTCATGGCTCTTTTTACGCTCCTCAAAGTCCATATCCACAATCTGGACTTGCTACACGGCAAGGTTCGTTTTCAGGGTTCTCTTCTCTACGCCCTGTTGTTCCTGTCCCCCCTTTGGCTAGTTTGACTAGTCCTATGGCATCTCCAATTTCACAGCCTAGGCCGACTTTGGTATCATCTCAGCTACCTTGTTCTGATTTATATGCAGATCCTTCTAGAAAAGGACTGCTATATGATTATCTAGGCATCGAGGCCGACGACCGTATTGATTTCTATGCAGGATGTTTTCCTACTTTGACCAAATGCTCTCGTATCAACAATCATGGTCCTCTAAGTTGGGTATCTTTAATACTCAAGGACTATTATTCGAGACCGATCATTTCTAAGATCATCAAGTACAAGAAAAAGTATGGTGCTGCTTTATTTGCTGGAAATTCCCGTGAAAGTTGCCTCCGTTCTGTATTGGGTTCTGATAAGACTTCCAGAGAGGCCGAATTtaagagaagagagtttTCAAATCCTACTTGTCCTGTCCTGGGTGAGAATTTGTCCTATAGTAAGCAGAAGTGGTCGCCAGAACGTCCCCCTGATTCTCCTCGGATCAATCCTTCTGAGCTGTCTTTGTCTACGAAAAGAGATGCCGAAACAACCATTATTGAAGGGATTCTCGACGTTTTACCtgtcaagaagatgatttggCTTCTTGTTGAACGATTCTTTCAGTACGTGTatcctttctctccttaTTTGGACGAGACTAGGTTTGTATCTGATATAGAGGCAATCATTGGACCGAAGTCATTGGCAGAGGAAAAGGTTACTACGGTTCACATGGAAAGGAAGCTTGATTTCTCCGTTATGGGATCCCTTCTTATtgctttgaagatggcATATCTATCTTTATCTGGCAATTATGAAGCTGCAGACGATTACCCTCAAAGAACTCCGAATGAGATGTATCTTTTGAGTCATCCGTTAGATGAGAAAATAATCAATGTGGCCCAGTTGTGTCTCAACCAGTTTAAGCTTCTCCGCAGATCTACGATGAGTATTTTTCAGTGTGCCTTTTTAATGAGAGATTACCAAAAGCTTGATGGATACGACGGCTTCTGTGATGGTGACTCACAAGTGTTTACAGGACTTCTCGTTCAGATGGGTATTTCGATTGGTTTGAATAGAGATCCAGATAACTTTGACTTCTCTGTTGGTACAGACCGTATGAAAAGTAGTTGGAGGAAGCTATGGTACTGCTTGATTGCTACGGATATGACGCAGTGTACAGTTATGGGTGACCCAAGGATTGTTAGTGATGATATTTATGATACCAAGCTTCCTGTGTTTTCCAAGCTCGatttcaacaacaacgatTTGGACATAGAAGGTGAAACAGTACTCGCAATACGGGAGAGATTTGAACTCGGTCAGGAGATGAACAAGGTAGTTCAACTTGCCGCTAGTTTGAAGGGCTCGCCTGTTGTTTTGGAGCTTCTACCAAAATTGGATAGGCTTGAGCGGATTATTAAATTGAAATGGGAGTCTCTATCTAGTCTCCTAACGCCCACAGATGGTAACCACATTCATAACATTCATAAGATGCAACAGATTATGCTTTATGCCGAGGCTGTATCATTGTTGCATCCAATTTATCATCACCTTATACTTTTCTACGAGAAGAAAGGTACCTTCAGGGCAGCCAGAAAGTTTACAATGAAGTCCGTTGAATTTCTAATGGAAATTCACGCCAATTTTGAGAACTTAGTCAAACGCAGTTACAGATATGTCGGCACAGGGTTCGATTTCGTTTTTACACCTGTGTTGGAGGTCTTCATACACAAGTGTCTTCACTTGCAACTTTCGTTGTACTTAAGAAGCAGTTCTCTTGAGGCTAGGCTTTGTGAAGCTCCTCAGAACGACGAAATCGTGGAGGTAATTAAAAAGTTCAAAAAGACTATTCTAATTAAGAATATTAAGGAGAAGTACATATGCGCAATGTCGATCTTGGCTGGTAAGTATTTCTACGCCTGGAGAATGACGAAAGCTCATACGTTGATTCTGAAGGTGTTGGAAGACGGCTTGGCTACTTTGACGGGGGCTGATGAGCCTaacaattttctctctgGTATGGGAAAGGATGAGCTTGTCGAGTTGTTCGAGTTGGTTAATATAGAGAACTATGTGAACGGAACTAGTGGTGTCAAAAATATTGCTAGAAAGCGGGTTCTTACGGAGGCTGAAGAtgtttctttggatgagaaTAGTAGGATGAATTCCTTTAGTGACTATTCAGTTCCTAAAGGTCCTTCTGGATTTCCGCTTGCAGTTGCAACTTCCGCAAACTCTTCAAACTCTGCAACCTCTACAACCTCTGCAACTTCTGGTGCCCCAGATCTTTCTGCAATGTCTCATTCGTCTCCTGAATCTTCTCCGAGGACCGTGGATCCGCTCAACTCTGTGTACACGCCTAGCATCGTCGATCCAACAGATAAGAACATCGATAACTTCTGGGCCAAGATGTTCTATAAGAACACAGAGAGTGGAGACCTCAATCTTGATAGCTTGTTTGCCGAGTTCACGAGCTTTGACAACAATTCGTTCGACCTGTTCAATGGGAACTTAGCCGGACAGGATGGTGTCGATTATAAGTCaggtgcagggatgtggGAAGGTAGCGAGTCTAATGCAGCAGCCAATGTGTCTGGTCCCGACGGATCCAATGGACCCAATGGACCCAATGGATCTGCCGACAGTGAACTTGGAATCACCTTGCAAGCTATATCTCCGAGAAATGTCCTTGTCGACAAAGCCATCTTCGATAT CATTTGTCCGG CGGGTTTAATTGCCAGTAGTGACTTTAGACATGGGTTGGTGGATAGTTACCTCGTGGGCGAGCGTGTGGGCGTGGTAACTGTGGCCACGGTACGTTGTTTTGGTCTCTATTTGCGtacattgaagaagaagtactCATCAGATGCTGAATATGAGGAGGCTTTTCACAGGACGCATAAGAAGGCTGCCGAAATTACCCTTCATTCTCTTCGTAAGAATGGGGGAATTTACATTAAGATAGGCCAGCATTTAGGTGCGATGACGTATCTTTTACCGTTCGAATGGACTGATACTATGGTTCCATTGCAAGATGAATGTCCTCAATCGTCATTGGAGGACATCAAAGAGATGTTTGAAAAGGACACCGGTGTCAAAATGGACGATTACTTCTCTGAATTTGATCCTATCCCGATTGGAACAGCTTCTTTGGCCCAGGTTCACGTTGCGCGGTTGAAATCCAACGGTACTCAGGTTGCTGTCAAAGTAGAGCATCCTTCTCTTGCCAAGTTTGTTCCCTTGGATGTATGGCTTACCAAAACCGTTTTTGATCTTATGTACAAAGTCTTTCCAGAGTATCCATTAACGTGGCTTGGAGATGAGCTTCAGAGCTCAATCTATGTCGAGTTAGATTTCCGGAATGAGGCTCGAAATGCTCAGAAAACCGACGAGTACTTCAGGCCTTATCACCGTCTGACTGCTCTTCGTATTCCCAAAGTTTACGCATCAAAGCAGAGGATCCTTATCATGGAATACGTAGGTGGTGCAAGGTTGGATAACTTGCACTATATAGATAGCCATGGAATCTCGCGTGCTGAAGTATCTTCGTGTATTGCACACATATTCAACAACATGATATTTCAGTCAGGTTTTGTTCACTGTGATCCACATCACGGTAACCTTGCCATCAGAGCCTTGGAACACCCTGTTGATGGGCACAATTTCGAAATTGTTCTATATGATCATGGCCTATACAGAACCATCCCCTATAATATGAAGGTTAGTTATGCCAAGTTCTGGTTGGCCATGCTCGATAAGAATCCGAAGGTAATGAGGAAATATGGTAAGCAGTTTGCGCAGATCGATGATGGTAAGTATCCTATTCTTGCCGCTGCCCTCACGGGTAGAGATTTTAAACATGCCACCTCCGGCGACATTGATAGCGAGAGaagtcaagaagagatagaaaatATGAGGGGAATGCTTCTGCAAGACCACTTGATACTCGACTTGATGGCATTGTTGGCGTCTGTGCCGAAAATTGTCCTTCTTATCTTAAAGACCAACGATTTGGTTAGACATCTTGACGAGTCCTTGCACAATCCATTGGGAAATGAGAGAACCTTTTTCATCATGGCCACGTACTGTGCACATACCGTtctagaagatgataagGCCTGCAATTCCAGAGATCATGGCAGGTGGTCTTTAATCTGGTGCTTCAATGAGCTGAAAGCTTTGTCAAAGTACTACAACAGAAGCTTTCAGTTGCGGttgtttgatttgatgTTCTATATCAAGAATCTTTCCCATAGATTTATGTTCTAA
- a CDS encoding uncharacterized protein (MEROPS:MER0059846), giving the protein MCDASDSDVFKLARSVSITLQGYHERVEGILRDIPPSYYPLVYGMILCVMAVVASHVSFINVTKAYPARNPILFCKSKNSDKSFTLMQLINAKVPALRDHAVTLFNPLLFSGNLQTMFAGIRKFRFIDRLYFGRQMLHMADGGSASLDKVITEDRFKSVKVDDCDVPPNQKKYVNSTTRYLTKREIVEQHSDDNKPMILALHGLSGSSAEAYCRCLFSRLYHIESFECFVLNSRGCGNTELTSPSLFCALWTEDIHTAVRFLKKNYPNRPLFAVGFSLGSVILTNYLAQEGIQSQIDFAVTLACIWDLRASSYALENGIVSGNLYSPVMTLPLLGLLSKHKKELMKNKTFAKNYTSKTSSHVHSLCQFDDYFTSQLFGFSCADEYYLYASPIMRMNNIRTPLLNINSEDDPIAGSLKVGAIPLKRAENNPYITIITTNLGGHLGWFKWNNDRWYADPVSSLMGHLYRSHFTESQPYVQVDQCKLSRTPLENDRLPVCHI; this is encoded by the coding sequence ATGTGCGATGCTTCTGATAGTGATGTGTTCAAATTGGCAAGATCTGTGTCCATAACTCTGCAGGGTTATCACGAACGGGTCGAAGGAATTCTGCGAGACATCCCACCAAGTTACTACCCTCTCGTATATGGGATGATCCTTTGTGTGATGGCTGTTGTGGCATCGCATGTGAGTTTCATCAATGTAACTAAGGCCTATCCAGCGAGAAATCCCATTCTTTTTTGTAAGAGCAAGAACAGTGATAAGAGCTTCACATTGATGCAGTTGATCAATGCTAAGGTGCCAGCACTAAGAGACCACGCCGTGACTCTATTCAATCCTCTATTGTTCTCCGGTAACTTGCAGACCATGTTTGCCGGTATTCGCAAGTTCCGATTCATTGACAGGCTCTATTTTGGTCGCCAGATGTTACATATGGCAGACGGAGgttctgcttctttggataAGGTGATAACAGAAGATCGGTTTAAGAGTGTGAAAGTCGATGACTGTGATGTTCCTCCAAACCAGAAAAAGTATGTTAATTCCACTACCAGGTATTTAACCAAGAGGGAGATTGTTGAACAACATTCTGATGACAATAAGCCGATGATTTTGGCACTTCATGGTCTTTCTGGCTCTTCAGCAGAGGCCTACTGTCGCTGTTTGTTCAGTAGATTGTACCACATAGAGTCGTTTGAATGCTTTGTATTGAACTCTCGAGGCTGTGGCAATACGGAACTTACTTCTCCATCCCTTTTCTGTGCACTTTGGACTGAGGACATCCATACTGCAGTGAGATTTCTTAAGAAGAACTATCCGAATCGACCCCTTTTCGCTGTGGGATTTTCATTAGGCTCTGTGATATTGACTAACTATCTTGCCCAAGAAGGAATTCAATCGCAGATTGATTTTGCAGTAACTTTGGCCTGTATTTGGGATCTGAgagcttcttcttatgCATTAGAAAATGGCATCGTCTCCGGAAACTTGTATAGTCCTGTTATGACCCTGCCTCTTTTGGGATTACTCTCTAAACATAAGAAGGAACTTATGAAGAATAAGACTTTTGCCAAAAATTATACTTCAAAGACTTCAAGTCATGTACACAGTTTATGTCAATTCGACGATTATTTCACCTCTCAATTGTTTGGGTTTAGCTGTGCCGATGAATACTATCTCTACGCTTCTCCCATTATGCGAATGAACAATATTAGAACTCCACTTCTCAATATTAATTCTGAGGATGATCCCATTGCCGGAAGCTTGAAAGTAGGGGCTATTCCGTTGAAAAGAGCTGAAAATAATCCGTACATTACAATCATAACTACCAATTTAGGTGGACATTTAGGTTGGTTCAAATGGAACAACGATCGCTGGTATGCGGATCCCGTCAGTAGTCTTATGGGGCATTTGTACAGGAGCCACTTTACAGAATCACAACCTTATGTTCAGGTGGATCAATGCAAACTATCGAGAACTCCTTTAGAAAATGACCGGTTACCGGTGTGTCATATTTAA
- a CDS encoding uncharacterized protein (EggNog:ENOG41) — protein sequence MENKIHIAETSGSSSDIQQTEDEKKITTDYYSEIDEDKYNRIVKLLGKPKNSDETDAAQDIHYVLDKIDGLSLEDALEILRTVEKNHKNDLNFPKTSKKKIEQLLHQPELFSKDEYDFGAKAEAAVIYYFSLYPEVRAVTAPQDDPEEPCETIRAYILGLAWAVIGQFINSFFNSRYPNVTINSVVCQTLLYPCGKLFQLIIPDWGFNFRGIHYSLNSGPWSYKEQMFATIIFNVSMTSVYVFYNIQTQEVYYDDDWLDSGYKILLILSTQSMGLGFAGLLRRFVVFPVEAIWPTVLPTMALNRALLIPENKETVHGWKISKYPIGGLIILAIYYTNTKWSAYFPINSSSLYDNTGESYNVTKVIKNGRLDQQMYENYSPPFFSAANLLSYSAFFMTYPLLFIYVLVDQWQIVVRAYGDIWKLIKGTSARAKKGCGMAFHSLARGNFKGFFTGIGHIFSEGKSVYDGFDDPFTRSIKKYPEVPNWWFMIVVLVSFIFAIILLTAYPLGTPVWTIFFVIGINIIFLVPMTLMSATTGITVGLNVLVELVIGYALPGNAEALMFVKAYGYNIDSQASTYTSDQKMSHYSRIPPRTVFRGQIVSTIITSFVSYGVVNFVDTSISGICTTTQAQKFTCANGSRVFFSASVMWGLIGPKRVFGEQYPALKWMFLVGFIVAVVWCGLKKYGATIREWIRESIPHAIFSALDSTIFKVISLLRNVHPALITIGVMEWAPLNMAFQTMGLYLSAYFMYYLKRHKTSWWEKYNYVLSAGLSAGVAFSAIIIFFAVQYHSKNVSWWGNNITAEGVDGYAGQTALYTDLPDKGYIGPDYWS from the exons ATGGAAAACAAAATCCATATAGCTGAAACTTCTGGTTCTAGTTCGGATATTCAGcaaacagaagatgagaaaaagaTCACAACAGATTACTATTCCGAGATTGATGAGGACAAATACAATAGGATAGTCAAGCTATTGGGAAAGCCTAAGAATTCCGATGAAACGGATGCTGCCCAAGATATTCATTATGTTCTGGACAAGATCGATGGGCTGAGCTTGGAGGATGCCCTTGAAATTCTTCGTactgttgaaaagaaccATAAGAACGATTTGAATTTTCCTAAAacttccaagaagaagattgaacAGCTTCTTCACCAACCAGAACTCTTCTCTAAGGATGAGTATGATTTTGGAGCAAAAGCTGAGGCTGCAGTTATTTACTATTTCTCACTTTATCCTGAAGTCAGAGCAGTCACTGCTCCGCAGGATGATCCTGAAGAACCTTGTGAAACCATAAGAGCTTACATTTTAGGTTTAGCATGGGCTGTAATTGGtcaattcatcaactctttctttaattCTCGTTATCCTAACGTCACCATTAACTCCGTTGTGTGCCAAACTTTGCTTTATCCTTGTGGTaaactctttcaacttaTCATTCCAGACTGGGGTTTCAATTTTCGTGGGATTCAttactctttgaactctGGTCCTTGGAGTTATAAGGAACAGATGTTTGCAACCATTATCTTTAATGTTTCCATGACTTCCGTCTACGTTTTCTATAATATTCAAACTCAGGAGGTTTactatgatgatgattggCTAGATTCTGGTTATAAGATTTTGCTAATCCTTTCTACGCAAAGCATGGGTCTTGGTTTTGCAGGCTTGTTGAGAAGATTTGTTGTCTTCCCAGTGGAGGCTATTTGGCCTACCGTGCTACCAACTATGGCCTTGAACAGAGCTTTATTGATTCcagaaaataaagaaacGGTCCACGGATGGAAAATATCCAAATAtc CCATTGGTGGTCTTATTATTTTGGCAATCTATTACACTAACACCAAATGGTCAGCCTATTTCCCAATTAATTCTTCTAGTTTGTACGACAACACAGGAGAATCTTACAATGTTACTAAGGTGATAAAGAATGGACGATTAGACCAACAGATGTATGAGAATTATTCTCCTCCCTTTTTCTCAGCAGCTAACTTGTTGTCTTACAGTGCCTTTTTCATGACCTATCCATTACTTTTCATCTATGTTCTCGTTGATCAATGGCAAATTGTGGTCAGAGCTTATGGAGATATATGGAAACTTATAAAGGGTACATCAGCTCGAGCCAAGAAGGGATGCGGTATGGCCTTTCACAGCCTTGCCAGGGGTAACTTTAAGGGATTCTTCACTGGAATTGGACATATCTTCTCGGAAGGAAAATCTGTTTACGATGGATTTGATGATCCGTTCACACGATCAATTAAGAAATATCCAGAGGTGCCTAATTGGTGGTTCATGATAGTGGTTCTTGTTTCGTTTATCTTTGCTATTATCCTATTAACTGCTTACCCGTTGGGAACACCAGTGTGGactattttctttgttATTGGTATCAACATTATCTTCTTGGTTCCAATGACTTTGATGAGTGCCACTACAGGAATAACTGTTGGATTAAACGTTTTAGTGGAACTAGTTATTGGTTATGCACTTCCAGGAAATGCGGAGGCTCTTATGTTTGTCAAAGCCTATGGTTACAATATCGATAGTCAGGCAAGTACCTACACTTCTGATCAGAAGATGTCTCACTATTCGAGAATTCCTCCAAGAACCGTATTCAGAGGTCAAATCGTGTCTACTATCATCACCAGTTTTGTTAGCTATGGCGTTGTCAATTTTGTGGACACCAGTATCAGTGGAATCTGTACAACAACACAAGCACAAAAGTTTACTTGCGCCAACGGTTCTCGTGTCTTCTTCAGTGCTTCTGTCATGTGGGGATTGATTGGTCCAAAGAGAGTGTTTGGTGAGCAGTATCCTGCTCTTAAATGGATGTTCCTTGTGGGATTCATAGTGGCTGTCGTTTGGTGTGGACTCAAAAAATACGGTGCAACCATCCGTGAATGGATCAGAGAGAGCATTCCTCATGCAATATTCTCTGCTCTTGACTCgaccatcttcaaagtaaTTTCCCTATTAAGGAATGTTCATCCTGCTTTGATTACGATTGGTGTCATGGAATGGGCACCACTTAATATGGCATTCCAGACAATGGGACTATACTTGTCGGCATACTTTATGTATTACTTGAAACGACACAAAACCTCGTGGTGGGAAAAGTACAACTACGTGCTTTCAGCTGGTCTTTCAGCTGGTGTTGCCTTCTCGGCtattatcatcttctttgccGTTCAATACCACTCGAAGAACGTAAGTTGGTGGGGTAATAATATTACTGCAGAAGGTGTTGACGGTTATGCTGGTCAGACCGCTCTTTACACTGACCTTCCTGATAAGGGCTATATTGGACCAGATTATTGGTCATGA
- a CDS encoding uncharacterized protein (EggNog:ENOG41) produces MTTTATDPATNNNDGGLFENRSSGSSIDPEKVSVESGDNNNSQAGNLLTNYTEEEVMNMGRAYAKESNLDQELFAKAAAIARDPSGYNSMAFLSEEEKQGLYSEAEHPWRLPKKLYWLVCTASMAACMQGMDETVINGANLYYPSAFGIGGNSDRDKWLVGLVNCAPYLCCGCISCWMTDWMNWHFSRRGTIFICCVIGVLCCLWSALTNTWWHLFIARFFLGFSIGPNSTTVPVYSSESAPAKIRGSLVMNWQVWTAFGIMLGYVFSLAFYRIPARGIGDGLSWRLMLGSAMLPSIILMCQIPFCPESPRWLMGKGRHREAFESLQQLRNSDLQAARDAFYANILIMEEGSTKASFFYKIGEMFAVRRNRNGAMGAWICMFMQQFCGINVIAYYSSSIFLNSGFSERDSLIASWGFGMLNWVFAAPAFFMIDKFGRRSLLLFAFPFMAVFLLMAGFAFWIPETNENARLAVICLGIYLFTIVYSSSEGPVPFTYSSECAALYVRDVTMSFATATCWFFNFVLSLTWPSLLKAFKPQGAFGWYAAWNVVGFFLVLWLLPETKNLTLEELDDVFDVPAHQHAVYQTKAFYNAFQRRILHQKVEKLPPLYQIHRMAITNTSWEEKKQTVTHVE; encoded by the coding sequence ATGACAACTACTGCTACTGATCCTGCGACTAACAACAACGACGGTGGACTATTTGAGAATAGATCATCCGGTTCTTCCATCGACCCTGAAAAGGTTTCTGTGGAATCTGGAGATAACAATAATTCCCAAGCTGGAAATTTATTGACGAACTacacagaagaagaggtgatGAATATGGGTCGCGCTTATGCTAAGGAGAGTAATTTGGACCAGGAGCTTTTTGCCAAAGCTGCTGCCATAGCCAGAGATCCATCTGGTTATAACTCGATGGCTTTTTTGagtgaggaagaaaagcagGGTCTTTATTCCGAAGCTGAACACCCATGGAGATTACCGAAGAAGTTATATTGGTTGGTCTGTACTGCCTCGATGGCTGCTTGTATGCAAGGTATGGATGAGACCGTTATTAATGGTGCTAACTTGTACTATCCATCTGCATTTGGTATTGGTGGTAACAGTGACAGAGACAAGTGGCTTGTGGGTCTTGTCAACTGTGCTCCTTACTTATGTTGTGGTTGTATTTCCTGTTGGATGACTGACTGGATGAACTGGCATTTCTCTAGAAGAGGAACCATTTTTATCTGCTGTGTTATTGGTGTTCTTTGCTGTCTTTGGTCTGCCTTGACTAATACTTGGTGGCATTTATTTATCGCCAGATTTTTCCTCGGTTTTTCTATCGGTCCAAACAGTACTACTGTTCCTGTCTACTCCTCTGAGAGTGCACCAGCCAAAATTAGAGGCTCCTTAGTGATGAACTGGCAGGTTTGGACTGCTTTTGGTATTATGCTTGGTTATGTGTTTTCCCTTGCTTTCTACAGAATTCCTGCTCGCGGCATCGGTGATGGCCTTTCCTGGAGATTGATGCTTGGTTCGGCCATGCTTCCATCCATTATTCTTATGTGTCAAATTCCATTCTGTCCCGAATCTCCTAGGTGGTTGATGGGTAAAGGTAGACATAGAGAGGCCTTTGAGTCCCTTCAGCAGCTTAGAAACAGTGATTTACAGGCTGCAAGAGATGCATTTTACGCCAATATCCTTATTATGGAGGAAGGTTCCACCAAGGCTTCGTTCTTCTACAAGATTGGGGAGATGTTTGCCGttagaagaaatagaaacGGTGCTATGGGTGCTTGGATTTGCATGTTCATGCAACAATTCTGTGGTATCAACGTCATCGCTTACTATTCATCCAGTATCTTCCTTAATTCTGGTTTCAGTGAGAGGGACTCGTTGATTGCATCTTGGGGTTTCGGTATGCTTAATTGGGTGTTTGCTGCTCCTGCCTTCTTCATGATCGACAAGTTTGGAAGACGTTCCTTACTTCTATTTGCTTTCCCATTCATGGCTGTTTTCCTATTAATGGCTGGTTTTGCCTTTTGGATTCCGGAAACCAATGAGAATGCAAGACTTGCTGTCATTTGTTTGGGTATCTACCTCTTTACCATTgtttattcttcatctgaagGTCCAGTTCCTTTCACTTACTCTTCGGAGTGTGCTGCCTTATATGTTAGAGATGTTACAATGTCCTTTGCTACGGCTACTTGCtggttcttcaattttGTTTTATCTTTGACTTGGCCTTCACTTCTAAAAGCTTTCAAGCCTCAAGGTGCCTTTGGTTGGTACGCTGCTTGGAATGTCGTCGGATTTTTCTTGGTTCTTTGGTTGTTACCTGAAACTAAGAATTTGACTTTAGAAGAGTTGGACGATGTCTTTGATGTTCCAGCACATCAGCATGCTGTCTACCAAACCAAGGCCTTCTACAACGCTTTCCAAAGACGGATCTTGCACcagaaagttgaaaagCTTCCTCCTTTATATCAGATCCATAGAATGGCTATTACAAACACCTCTtgggaagaaaagaagcaaacTGTTACTCATGTGGAGTGA